The Harmonia axyridis chromosome 3, icHarAxyr1.1, whole genome shotgun sequence nucleotide sequence gcccatTTATGAGCCAttaattttttctagctcaaagagaTTCTGAGAACACCTCActggacaacgaatttgggaaaaCCGATTCATTCTAGTTCGTAAAAAAAGTTCTTGCTGTAATTCCTGGTCtgttattaattaataatttcgtTCATCCATCAGATAATCATACAAATGTAAATATATAATGATACAATATATTATTGTGATAAAGCAGAAAGAATTTACTACACGCAAAAAtaacagattttttcaataaagcttCAACGAATAATTCCTAATTTTACTCTGATGAAGAATATAAAGAAATGTCGTAAATATTGCGAGTTCGGTTAATGAGAAATTTTGTGACATGACCAGTGCTAAATCCAAACAATTTTCTCTGGGGGGCAATTTCAACATCTAGggggataataaaaaattcgtcTTGATTTTGAGAGGTAGTCTTTTTCTTCGGGGTGGTTTCAGGCCGGCATACTCCAGGGGGGTAAACCCCTCCGGGGACCCCCTGGATTCAACACTAGACATGAAGCTGATATAGGtgacatttttatgaatatttataaaaaaaattattaccagTGACTTGAGTGACTACTTTTTCATAGCATCAATTAATCATTATCAAATTCTTGAAATAGCTTCAAATTTCTTGGTGGTATTTTCAATAGAATTCAGATCAAACTTCAGTAGTATCCTGACTAGTACGTCTATTAGAGGTTTCACTTTTTGTTTTTACCTATACCTATTATGTACCTATAATCCCGAGAGTTCGTCATCTATTTGTTCACATCTGTACTCTGTAGTAAAACCTCAATGCACGCCACTGGGCCAAGTCTTTCGTCCGGCAATGACTAGTAATCTGTGTTCGGGTAACTTCGGCATCTCTGGCAGGCAGAAAACTTCACACGGATATGCAAATAGAACTAAAAACCATAGATCTAATATCGTTATTAGGTCTATGCTAAAAACTTTAAAGAGGTTAGATTTCTGTAgttcatttttttataaaacaaatagATTTCGAAAACGTTACATTCATTTGTGGCCTATGCAGTATTACTgagtattatttataaatattaaacattcattCACAGGAATTCAAAATGGATAAGCAGAGACTTACACAGTACAGTACACAAACGTTTTTAGTTACTTTGAATGAGTATggtcaaaaaatatatacatctcAAACTAACCCTTCTAAAAGGTAATAAACAAGATTCTACTTGTTTGAAGCTTCATTGTAAATTATTAATTCATCAGAAATCATTAACTATTAGAATTTACGGGGTAAAGTATTTatgatatatattttcagttatataatAGACGAAGAAGGCAATTTGCTAGAATATAACCCTGATATGAGTACCAATGATATTGATTCTCAAACAATACACATCAATGAAGATGAGGACTCTAATGAAATGGATGTTGATCAATTAGAAGATGCTACCCATCTTGGTTTAATGAGTACTTTAGAAAGCgattttgaaaacaatttaaTGCACGAACTGGATTCCGGATTACTGACAATGGTGGGGGATAGTACCTCTCATTATATTATGCAGCTTATGGACATTCAGGAGcctttatttaaattaagaaGCCTACTTGAAGAGAAATTACAAATGAATTTAGAAAATTATAAGTTTTTCTTACAAGGAGTTCAAGAAGTAAGTCATCTTTCTTCAGCATCTCTTTTCTTatccatgaaaaattcaaaaacaaataactaGATTTTGAGATAAAAcgtttaattaaaaaaaaatttcagctaGAAGGTCACAGAAATTTAGTGGAACAATGTGTTCAAGGAAAAGGTATTGTGCAGATAAATGTTCAAATTCAGGTTGCACTTAAGAGAATTAATATTATTGATGTCTTGAAGCCAACAGAGGATTCCATTGCAGGTATTATCACAAATACATATTCTATTACGAGTAAGTAGTACTGGGGTTGATTAttcacattcatttttttttgctaggTCGACACAAGAGATTTCTATACTTATGTAGAGTTTAGGTGTCCTAATTTATGAATTCATATGAAGTATATGTTCTCAGTAGCACTACATGACCTTTATCAGTGTTAAATTACCGAAATTTTGATAGTTGATAGTAGACTAAATGTACAGTTTTCAACTATGATTGTTCTTCATCCATACACACTAATAAGTCTATAATTTTTTGGCATAAAATGATAACGATAGTAAATTGTCTGAAACAGAATGAGTCTTTCATAAACTCTTCAAACTGAAATTATTCTTTCTTGTTAAGATGACTCGTCAGAGAAATCCTCCAGAGAAACAGGAGAAGAGAATTCCTCTAAATCTAAGAATATAGTACAATGGCAAGTTGACCTTAATTTCAGAAAGGAACAGGAGAGATTGAAAATGCCTTTGGACCCAATAGATTGGTAAGGccttttatttaattttttatgatcTCTTTTTGAAATCAGTTTGTTGGTTTATCTTCtagaagaattaatttttcaggGGCGTTATTCATGTTAGGCATTGGCTTCAGTGGGCAGTTCGTCATTTCAACCTCCCTAACATCAAACTTTCAGATTGGTGCATGAATGGAGAGGAACTATATAAATTAACGATTCAGGACTTTCAAAAGATTGTGCCATCTGATCCATCTGACATATTCTGGACCCACTTGGAACTGTTGAGGAAAATGAAAGTTGTAGGTAAGATTATCggtaaagttaattttttattaacaaatCGGTTCATTAGTTTTGGAACCTATGACATTAATTAAATTGCATtccttattgtaaaaaaaaatacctaatcTGAGGTCAAAATGTATACAATGGATTCCTCATATTTTCAGAACACTTTaagttaaatattttcagataacaAAAGAATTACCATTGAAATGTTAAAATCGATAATGGAGTCATGAAATTAGTTTTCTGATTTTGCACATTTTTCATATATCATTCAGCAATGCTGAAGGCATCAAAACTGTTTGTGACCAAAAACCTATACCTATTCACCCAATTgcgttattttattttcatgaaaacaagCTTTTTTCCTCACTAAAGAATGCTGAGGACTATATAATTGTAGGTTAACTAAGTGGCGGTCccatatttacatatttttgaatGGGTAAAGAAGTAAATCGACATGTATGTCATCAGTTGCGAACTGTTAGTGTTAACTATTACTGAATGAAATATACATCAGGTCTCTAATTGATactgaaaaacagaaaaatcaataagaaacaaaaatatttaacaaagGAGATTagttaaaatttgtttttcaatttgatatagTTCATTCTCTAGTTCTTACAAAAATAGTATTAGTTGATTTCTACAAATTGAAATACCAggtttgaaaaattgtttcaagaagactacaataaatttttttataaagcaATCATCAAAGAGGACGATTTGGATTTGTCATCACCACCTAAAAGAAAACCCAAATTAATGGAGCAAACTAAGGTGAGTGCGTTTTATAACAACTAACAGGccgattgaaaagtctccggtctaccatagtaaaacacattttttttggtaaaattcgattttattattcaacatagttgcctttgagggcgatgcagcgattatagtgatcttccaaattttcggtaccatttttgtagtatgatttgtgttccgcttcaaaataggcctcagtttcggcgattacttcttcattggcgctaaattttttttccagcgagcatttttttgaggtctgagaacaggaaaaagttgctgggggccagatcttgcgaatacggtggatgcagaagcaatttgaagcccaattcatacaattttgctatttttttatccatttgtgacacggcgcattgtcttgatgaaacagcaccttttatttcttcaaatggtaCCGTTTTTTAACggtttcatcctttaaacgatccagtaatgctatataataatcgctgttgatagtctggcccttttggaggtaatcaatgaatattatatcttgctcatctcagaatactaatgccataacctgacattgtgtttttcctcgctttggattccgttgatcatgtgcagtccactaagttgactgtcgattggactccggagtgaaatgatggagccatgtttcattcattgtcacatatcgacgcaaaaattcagatttattgcacttaaacagcttcaaacactgctcagaatcattaacacgttgttgcttttgatcgattgtgaactcacacggcacccattttgcacacagctttctcatgtacaaatattcgtgaataatatgatgtacacgttcagatgatatcttcacaatgtctgctatctcgagtaacttcactttacggtcattcaaaattattttgtgaacttttttgattttttcgtcggtgacagcctcttttgggcgtcaactacgttcgccgtcttcggtactcatttcaccacgtttaaacttagcataccaatcaatgatggttgatttgcctggtgcagaccccggaaactcttcatcaagccatcAAATgtgttttttcccttcaaaaagaaatattttatcatcacacgaaattctttttttccatctttttccaaataaaaaagtagctacactcaaaacgcaatatctcacaaactattgGTCGGACTGCTATTacattttgacacgtatcgtttgaaggttggtactaactaaaaatcatatggatctaatactagcaccgccatctgtgcatcagaccgggaacttttcagtTGGCCTAATAATATGTCTAAAACCAGTGTTGCCGAACGTTTTAGAATAAAACACTGGTGTtctcacttactcttgaaaaaccttaagattaaagTGACGACTTTTGGAGGGATCAGCTTTCTTGGATTTTGATGGTATTAGTCCCTTTTAATTTGCATAGAAAAGCTGGTGTGTATACTTaaacctgtaaaactttcagacaaaacgggaggtttttcagatttataactacttgatttcgagagttCCCGTCTGTTTCAGTTGGCGCATACAgcgtttatatttgatatttctcgCGATTCTCGACTCGTGACCTttgaatatagaataa carries:
- the LOC123674664 gene encoding DNA-binding protein Ets97D isoform X1, giving the protein MDKQRLTQYSTQTFLVTLNEYGQKIYTSQTNPSKSYIIDEEGNLLEYNPDMSTNDIDSQTIHINEDEDSNEMDVDQLEDATHLGLMSTLESDFENNLMHELDSGLLTMVGDSTSHYIMQLMDIQEPLFKLRSLLEEKLQMNLENYKFFLQGVQELEGHRNLVEQCVQGKGIVQINVQIQVALKRINIIDVLKPTEDSIAGIITNTYSITNDSSEKSSRETGEENSSKSKNIVQWQVDLNFRKEQERLKMPLDPIDWGVIHVRHWLQWAVRHFNLPNIKLSDWCMNGEELYKLTIQDFQKIVPSDPSDIFWTHLELLRKMKVVAIIKEDDLDLSSPPKRKPKLMEQTKITRGKNFIPTIYKYFDSTIHSKNIFHGQIQLWQFLLELLTSSEYKNIIRWIGNEGEFKLTNPDSVAKLWGERKNKPKMNYEKLSRALRYYYDGDMISKVSGKRFVYKFVCDLKHLLGYSAIELSNLVNYRNPRRTN
- the LOC123674664 gene encoding DNA-binding protein Ets97D isoform X2, coding for MDKQRLTQYSTQTFLVTLNEYGQKIYTSQTNPSKSYIIDEEGNLLEYNPDMSTNDIDSQTIHINEDEDSNEMDVDQLEDATHLGLMSTLESDFENNLMHELDSGLLTMVGDSTSHYIMQLMDIQEPLFKLRSLLEEKLQMNLENYKFFLQGVQELEGHRNLVEQCVQGKGIVQINVQIQVALKRINIIDVLKPTEDSIADDSSEKSSRETGEENSSKSKNIVQWQVDLNFRKEQERLKMPLDPIDWGVIHVRHWLQWAVRHFNLPNIKLSDWCMNGEELYKLTIQDFQKIVPSDPSDIFWTHLELLRKMKVVAIIKEDDLDLSSPPKRKPKLMEQTKITRGKNFIPTIYKYFDSTIHSKNIFHGQIQLWQFLLELLTSSEYKNIIRWIGNEGEFKLTNPDSVAKLWGERKNKPKMNYEKLSRALRYYYDGDMISKVSGKRFVYKFVCDLKHLLGYSAIELSNLVNYRNPRRTN